DNA from Alnus glutinosa chromosome 2, dhAlnGlut1.1, whole genome shotgun sequence:
GTCAATCAGTTGATCGATCAATAGAGGATCTTCTTCTCCTTTGAATCAGATGGCGGCCACGTTATCTGACGGTGAGTTGTGGGTGAGCTTTGGGTTCGAACCAGAGAACCCAGAAGAGGAAGCGATCATCGGAGTTCCTATGAAGGTGCGTCGCAGCCTATTGTCGTCCCACGAATCCGCAAAAGCCATAATACCCTTGCTGCTCTGCTGCACGACCCTGCCGGAGCAATTTCACCGTTGTCCTGAATTCATCAGATACGTATCGGAGTATGTTCGTTCATTGCATACTCACGTGCGCCATTTGTACGTCTACGGCCACGTGGCTTGGGATGACATAGACCCAAGTGAGAGTCTTTGGTTTTACAGATTGTCGGCGGAGGATCCGAGTAGCACCGGAGACGGCGACAGAGAGGGCTACAAGGTGGTTATGATGCCACACCGGCGGTCAGCATCGGCAGTACAAGCGGTAAAGCACGTGAAGCTCGAAGAAGCTTCGGAGTGTGCCATTTGCTTACAGGACCTTCTGGTTGGGGCTGAAGCTGCCAAGTTGCCATGCTCGCACGTCTACCATGGCGGCTGCATTGTTCAGTGGCTTGATCGGAGTAACCAGTGTCCCTTGTGTCGTTTCCAGGTTGTCTAATTAAATTCAATTAtgtaaaaagatgtttgatgaGTCGTGTTCTTTATCGGATAGGGATTCACTGCAATTCATTGTATCATTGTACGACTCAATTATAGTTTGCCACCTGTTCTTTCGGATTTAATTATGGACTCAGAATTTTCTTTAGAAAATCttatttgttaattaaaatttagattTAAGGTTGGTTTAAATGTATTGTTCGTATTAAATGTATTGGGGCAACACAGCTTTAATGAGTTTTCATATTGGCCAAGGaaggaaaaaatacatgaaatattaatgttcttaattaattaagactGTGCTTTTGTTGTATATAAAAAGCATGCTCCTCATGAACACAACACCGtaccaaacaaaatacaaatctTGATCTTCTTGCAATTAAATGATGGACACATTATCTCTCAAAAACTCTATGTTCTATATatctatcttctttttttcatgtgtTTCTCTTGCTTCAATTGGCTCATAGGAGGAGGAAGGACTACATctcttatcttttttcttttatgtcttttattGCTGTTTGGCTAGAGGTTTTGCTAGTCCTTCTCATATTTGATAAGGTTTATTCCATCGTCTTGTACGACTTATCCTGTCCGGAATTGCAACCTCAGTGTTTTGGCTTCTCCATTGCGCAATTCACGTTCGCTGCCGTCCTCCTCATGTTGGTGCCCGGTTTTGTCAAAGTTCTTGGATctgattttttaaaagttagatCTACGTTCTTTCGATAGTCCTGCCTCCCACCCGCCTCTCCCACAACACTAATTGGCGTTCCAGCTACCAGATACCACCGACCGTATCTTCTTCTGCCTTAGCTTCCACGCGTTGGAGTGTGGCTCCCACGCTCTGGACAGCGGTTCTAACGCATCGGCGTCGGGTCTTTGGTCTTCCACTACTTTGCTAGTCGCCGAAGTTGCTATTTTTtgagctttaattttttgttgtttatttgcttcttttttcctttttttaaattttttttttaaattttttttttattttttttattttatgacacTTAGGTTATTGATTCCCTTTAGGGAAGACTATTGTATTTGGATATGTGTTAGTACCTCTCTtcttgcaatcacattttcggAATCTAAAAATGCT
Protein-coding regions in this window:
- the LOC133859563 gene encoding E3 ubiquitin-protein ligase At3g02290-like, translating into MAATLSDGELWVSFGFEPENPEEEAIIGVPMKVRRSLLSSHESAKAIIPLLLCCTTLPEQFHRCPEFIRYVSEYVRSLHTHVRHLYVYGHVAWDDIDPSESLWFYRLSAEDPSSTGDGDREGYKVVMMPHRRSASAVQAVKHVKLEEASECAICLQDLLVGAEAAKLPCSHVYHGGCIVQWLDRSNQCPLCRFQVV